The Bicyclus anynana chromosome 4, ilBicAnyn1.1, whole genome shotgun sequence genome window below encodes:
- the LOC112051780 gene encoding tRNA (adenine(58)-N(1))-methyltransferase non-catalytic subunit TRM6, protein MGDNTIKVGEYIVIQKQNYKKLHKLNKPNSSVTVGKDSLNLNGIVGCKFYSTFKMISRSSKRSKEYDLELTEEAANLIDEIGLKVSGTDNRNIYDDGRSQKLSATEISDLKSDSTKASDIVETLITNSKTFHNKTEFSQEKYLKKKEKKYFEFIQILRPNLRIITETLYKLDPSKVQGIRIDTLSQIITLSNISSEGNHLLYDSGSNGLLAAALLSAMGSEAKGKLIHMHPGNMSQKQALLAMNFDSEHLNKCLSVNVYSALRQVYQGCDTHTQEAVLENESNLKRKAADNIEHESKIPKLDDSQVVDSEVKEVNMDDSQSIKKKPKWHFDNIAAAEVLTNKVDSLVIASKEDPQNIFLELVQFVKPGRPFVIYYSVAEPLQNLYMTLKSSSNVAALKLTCNWMRNYQILHERTHPEVMMNGSSGFLLTGYVLK, encoded by the exons aTGGGTGATAATACAATTAAAGTAGGCGAGTACATTGTAATACAAAAGCAGAATTACAAgaagttacataaattaaataaaccaaaTTCAAGTGTAACTGTTGGTAAAGATAGTTTGAATTTAAATGGAATTGTGGGTTGCAAATTCTATTCTACTTTTAAAATGATAAGCAGAAGCTCAAAGCGAAGCAAGGAATATGATTTAGAATTAACAGAAGAAGCTGCAAACTTAATAGATGAGATAGGATTAAAGGTATCAGGAACAGATAACAGAAACATTTATGATGATGGCAGATCACAAAAATTGTCGGCTACTGAAATTAGCGACCTAAAGAGCGATTCCACGAAAGCGTCGGACATTGTCGAGACGTTaataacaaattcaaaaacatttcacAATAAAACTGAATTCTCACAAGAAAAATACTtaaagaaaaaggaaaaaaagtactttgaatttattcaaatattaagaCCAAATTTGAGAATCATTACTGAAACATTATATAAATTGGATCCAAGTAAGGTACAAGGCATTCGCATAGACACTTTGTCTCAAATAATAACTTTATCAAATATTAGTAGTGAAGGAAATCATTTGCTTTATGATTCAGGTTCCAATGGTTTACTTGCTGCTGCTTTGTTGAGTGCTATGGGGTCAGAGGCTAAAGGAAAATTAATACACATGCATCCAGGCAACATGTCACAGAAACAGGCTTTGTTAGCTATGAATTTTGATTCTGAGCATCTAAACAAATGTCTATCAGTGAATGTGTATTCAGCTTTGAGACAAGTTTACCAAGGTTGTGACACTCATACCCAAGAGGCAGTATTAGAAAATGAGTCCAACCTAAAAAGGAAAGCTGCAGATAATATTGAACATGAAAGTAAAATACCTAAGCTTGATGATTCCCAAGTTGTCGACAGTGAAGTTAAAGAGGTAAATATGGATGATAGTCAGAGCATCAAGAAAAAACCTAAATGGCATTTTGATAATATAGCAGCAGCAGAGGTATTGACTAACAAAGTAGATTCTCTAGTGATAGCAAGCAAGGAAGATCctcaaaatatatttcttgaGCTTGTACAATTTGTCAAGCCTGGTAGaccttttgttatttattatagtgtAGCCGAGCCATTACAAAACTTATACATGACACTCAAGTCTTCCAGCAATGTGGCTGCCCTAAAATTAACTTGTAATTGGATGAGAAACTATCAG ATATTGCATGAGAGAACACATCCAGAAGTTATGATGAATGGATCCAGTGGGTTTCTGTTGACAGGATATGTCCTTAAatga